DNA from Mycobacteriales bacterium:
GGTGCCCATGACCATCGCCCCAGCTCGCGCCGCCGTCGAGGTCGACGCCCTGTTCGACGTCGGCGCCGTCGCGGTCGTCGGCGCCTCCCCGGGCAAGCACTACTCGGCCAGCGTGCTGCGCAACCTCGTCCACCACGGCGTCCCGGCCGAGCACGTGTACGCGGTGAATCCCCGGTACTCCGATGTGGACGGTCTGCGCTGCTACCCGGACCTGGCCGCGCTGCCGGAGCGGCCGTCGCTGGTGGTCTCGGTGGTGGGCGGGAAACTCGTCGACGGCGTGCTGGACCAGGTGATCGCGGTCGGCGTCCGGGCCATGCTCGTCATCGCCGACGGCTACTCCGAGCAGGGCGCCGAGGGCAGTGCCCGCCAGCTCGCGCTGGCGCGGAAGGCCGCCGCCGCCGGGGTCGCGCTGCTCGGCCCGAACAGCCTCGGCTACGCCGCCCCGGCCCGCGGCATCGGCGCCTGGGTCGGCGGGACGCTGCCCGACCTGACCGCGGGCAACGTCGCGCTGGCCTTCCAGTCCAGCGGGATGCTCAACCTGGTCATGAACCAGGTCTCCGAGCGCCGGATCGGCATCAGCGGCGCGATCTCGGTCGGCAACGAGGCCGTCCTGGACGTCGCCGACTTCGTCCGGCACTACGCGTCCGATGTGGACACCGCCGTGATCGGGACGGTGCTGGAGTCGACGACCCGGCCGAGCGAGCTGGCCGCGGCGCTGCTGGCCGCCTCGGCCGCGGGCAAAGTGCTGGTCGTGCTCAGCATCGGCAAGTCCGAGCGGGGCATGCTCAACGCGGCCTCGCACGCCGGCCGGATGGCCACCGGCAGCGCGGTCTGGGACGCGCTCTACCGGCAGGTCGGCGCGGTCGTGGTCGACGACCTGTCCGACTTCCTCGACACGATCGCGCTGGCCGGCGGCATCCCGGTCGGCACCGACGTCACCGGCCTGGCGCTGGCCACGATCTCCGGCGGCGACTGCGGGATGCTCAGCGACATGGCCGACGCGCTCGGGCTCGAGCTGGCGCCGGTCACGCCCGCGACCCAGGCCGAGCTGGACGACGCGCTGTCCCGGGACGGGATCCTGCCCAACCCGCTGGACGTCCGGAACACCCGGACCTCGGCCCCGGAGGTGTTCCGGCGCAGCCTCACCGCGCTGGCCGCGGACGAGAACGTCGCCGTGGTCGGCCTGCGGATGAACCTCG
Protein-coding regions in this window:
- a CDS encoding acetate--CoA ligase family protein, whose translation is MTIAPARAAVEVDALFDVGAVAVVGASPGKHYSASVLRNLVHHGVPAEHVYAVNPRYSDVDGLRCYPDLAALPERPSLVVSVVGGKLVDGVLDQVIAVGVRAMLVIADGYSEQGAEGSARQLALARKAAAAGVALLGPNSLGYAAPARGIGAWVGGTLPDLTAGNVALAFQSSGMLNLVMNQVSERRIGISGAISVGNEAVLDVADFVRHYASDVDTAVIGTVLESTTRPSELAAALLAASAAGKVLVVLSIGKSERGMLNAASHAGRMATGSAVWDALYRQVGAVVVDDLSDFLDTIALAGGIPVGTDVTGLALATISGGDCGMLSDMADALGLELAPVTPATQAELDDALSRDGILPNPLDVRNTRTSAPEVFRRSLTALAADENVAVVGLRMNLAPAPAPWHEQMYATLAALVRDAGAECVFMSRVHETSDPAWYELFHRLGTPFLTSYGGALGAFRHLQQRPSVAGEAGFPAVPAAPEPVAVGTVLDWTGTTQWLRKWDLPYVGSALAESTVDAVARADELGYPVVLKGVVSGLAHKSEHQLVELGIATPPDAAAAADRLLAKARVLGDGAAIEVQAMVGGGAEFFLGMHRDPILGPIVSFGLGGIFLEILHDVVYALPPVTEDQVLALLHELKGWALLAGARGQQPRDVAALATLVSRFSEAVAADDVTAVDLNPVMVFPAGGGVLAVDAYVERKGVDVAVQH